In Sardina pilchardus chromosome 8, fSarPil1.1, whole genome shotgun sequence, a genomic segment contains:
- the LOC134089403 gene encoding uncharacterized protein LOC134089403, producing the protein MADSDQNSIRSSISKVLPDLPDPILDLVEETLQSLGVETTEDFHFLQEADLASVLRPIQARRLVAAWKLTIQSPETHSQSAISPSVSPFTSPTSTRSSHSPCPSPSNRIRTADWVDSFQIPWAKFPEDLMQCLERGKRPSPRLRREMIRIIVSAMMNACTSPSKLESTEVAKRIVAKYPQSLKDVIEGEVVGAGYHSLVKQLQARIDNVKRSSTPRIKRRKRESGDSDTDEIPAEQRAVVQDTYGCIKWNMKFMPVSETLESQQEKRDKMKMLHEQRTFSPEEVKALMGCTYYSQRKAINTGTDLQSLTEEWPFLFEEIGMTVHFLELTGLQLKETFLNSVEKKGKRLLNFMTTACADKSKRVFETATKLKFQRGPLEGSSDDIKDMVFLLLSYFNEKEGNLFYYIEETCLANEVLVENLPVTPCIIVCGTSCYAARLFMLSIDGKIVNDQISNFITAICLMFGSYFCLNIHYPVDLGSTLELLQR; encoded by the exons ATGGCTGATTCAGATCAAAACAGCATAAGAAGTTCCATTTCTAAGGTGTTGCCAGACCTCCCAGACCCAATTCTGGACCTTGTGGAGGAGACCCTACAGTCATTGGGGGTTGAGACCACAGAGGATTTTCACTTTTTACAGGAGGCTGATCTTGCATCTGTTCTACGACCAATACAAGCGAGAAGATTGGTTGCTGCATGGAAACTAACCA ttCAGAGCCCTGAAACCCACAGCCAGTCAGCCATCAGTCCTTCCGTTTCACCTTTCACCTCTCCTACCTCCACTCGCTCCTCACACTCCCCTTGCCCCTCACCCAGCAATCGGATTAGAACTGCAGATTGGGTTGACAGCTTTCAGATTCCATGGGCAAAATTTCCTGAAGACTTGATGCAGTGcttggagagagggaaaaggccAAGTCCACGTTTACGGCGAGAAATGATTCGGATTATTGTCTCTGCAATGATGAATGCTTGCACATCTCCAAGTAAACTAGAGTCTACAGAAGTTGCCAAAAGAATAGTTGCCAAGTATCCACAGTCCCTGAAAGACGTCATAGAAGGTGAGGTAGTGGGAGCTGGATATCACTCACTTGTCAAACAGCTACAAGCCCGTATTGACAATGTGAAGCGGTCCTCAACACCACGGATAAAGAGGCGCAAACGAGAATCCGGTGACTCCGACACAGATGAAATCCCAGCTGAGCAGAGGGCGGTTGTTCAGGACACATATGGCTGCATTAAGTGGAATATGAAGTTCATGCCAGTCAGTGAGACATTGGAAAGCCAACAGGAAAAGAGGGATAAAATGAAGATGCTTCATGAACAGCGTACCTTCAGTCCAGAAGAGGTCAAAGCTCTCATGGGGTGCACATACTACTCCCAACGCAAAGCAATAAATACAGGAACAGATCTCCAAAGCCTGACGGAGGAATGGCCTTTTTTGTTTGAAGAAATAGGGATGACCGTCCATTTCCTAGAGCTCACAGGATTACAACTTAAAGAGACCTTTCTCAATAGtgtagaaaaaaagggaaaacgccTTTTGAACTTCATGACAACCGCTTGTGCAGACAAGAGCAAACGCGTCTTTGAGACCGCAACAAAGCTGAAATTTCAGAGAGGACCGTTGGAGGGCAGCTCCGATGACATCAAGGATATGGtgtttcttcttctctcatACTTCAACGAAAAAGAGGGGAACCTCTTCTACTACATCGAGGAGACATGCCTGGCAAACGAAGTACTCGTGGAAAACTTGCCTGTGACACCTTGCATCATTGTATGTG GAACCTCCTGCTATGCTGCAAGGCTGTTCATGCTCAGCATAGACGGCAAGATCGTGAATGACCAAATCTCCAACTTCATTACTGCCATCTGCCTGATGTTTGGAAGCTACTTCTGCCTGAATATCCACTATCCAGTAGACCTGGGTTCCACTCTTGAGCTCCTTCAGAGGTAA